TGCCAAATTTATCTAAAATTCATGACGTTTTCCATGTATCAATGTTACGAAAGTACGTGCAAGACCTTTCGCATGTTTTGGAAAGCGAACCACTTCAAATTCGCCAAGACTTGACATATGAAGAGGTACCAGTGCGAATAGTAGATAGGAAAGAAAATGAGTTGCGTAGACGAAAGATTCTAATGGTTAAGGTGATGTGGAGCAATCACCGGACACCTACAGAGGCCTCTTGGGAATTAGAGGAGGAAATGAGAGCAAAGTACCCACAACTATTTGAGTGACTGATTGTatcatgaaacaaatgaaattcttttttttaaaaaaaaaactaaaataaaaaaatttcactgtATTCATTCCATGGTTGGTTGTAGggttggcaaaacgggtacGGGGGTCGACCCGTTTACGACCCATGGAGAACTGTgacccgtttaagctagacTTAAAcatgacccgtttatgttaacgggtcagGGCACCAAACACGGCAATTTCACAGGTCACCCTATACGGCTCGTGACACCCATTTAGCATAATGGGTCGTatcgggtcgacacgacccaTTTGACCTGTTTAGTCATATGTTTTAGCCTTCCGTCTTCTCGAGCACTTTCTCAATCTTTATAACTAGCGTCTTATCCTCCTCCCAGACCTTCACATCCTCTTTGGTCATTCCAAGCATGTCGAACCTCATCTTGTACTCTATCTCGCCTTCTTTGATCTCCCACGATGTCCTTCCCCTGCTGTACCTTGCCCCCCCGCTTGGCAATAGCGAGGACCACCCACCAAAGTAGGCAAACAGGTCGTCCATCATCCTATCCATTGCGTCAATCATATGCTGAACCATCCTTGCAATTGGAAATTGATCCCATAACCCTACACAATG
The sequence above is drawn from the Alnus glutinosa chromosome 11, dhAlnGlut1.1, whole genome shotgun sequence genome and encodes:
- the LOC133881078 gene encoding uncharacterized protein LOC133881078 translates to MGRHSSRFGKKSKLNPRFIGPFEILKRIGPVAYRLALLPNLSKIHDVFHVSMLRKYVQDLSHVLESEPLQIRQDLTYEEVPVRIVDRKENELRRRKILMVKVMWSNHRTPTEASWELEEEMRAKYPQLFE